The Enterococcus rotai genome includes a window with the following:
- a CDS encoding helix-hairpin-helix domain-containing protein, producing the protein MDYRELLKKYKQYLIVGMILVLLISGSIFFMIVNSKQKQVPNPDEALIMNSTSASQSLESESVSQQIYVDIKGAVKKPGMYEGKANMRVWDAVMLAGGVNEEADTKQVNFSERITDQMVIYVPQFGEEVQFSDQGSEAKENPSKDTSKVDLNQADESELQTLPSIGQKKAQEIIRYREEKGGFKTIDELKNISGFGEKTFEKLKESIKV; encoded by the coding sequence ATGGATTATCGTGAGCTGTTGAAAAAATATAAACAATATTTAATTGTTGGGATGATTTTAGTACTGTTGATCAGCGGAAGTATTTTTTTCATGATCGTTAATAGTAAACAAAAGCAAGTGCCGAATCCAGATGAAGCATTGATCATGAATTCAACTAGCGCATCTCAATCGTTAGAAAGTGAGTCGGTTTCACAGCAAATATACGTGGATATAAAGGGCGCTGTGAAAAAACCAGGGATGTATGAAGGAAAGGCTAATATGCGTGTCTGGGACGCTGTGATGCTTGCTGGCGGAGTGAATGAGGAGGCAGACACAAAGCAAGTCAACTTTTCTGAACGAATCACAGATCAGATGGTGATTTATGTTCCCCAATTTGGCGAGGAGGTTCAGTTTTCAGACCAAGGTAGTGAGGCTAAAGAAAATCCCTCAAAAGACACAAGTAAAGTTGATCTTAACCAGGCTGATGAGTCTGAACTGCAAACCTTGCCTAGCATTGGTCAGAAAAAGGCCCAAGAGATCATTCGCTACCGAGAAGAAAAGGGCGGATTCAAAACAATTGACGAGCTAAAAAATATTTCAGGTTTTGGCGAAAAAACATTTGAAAAACTAAAAGAGTCGATTAAAGTGTAA